A region of the Prevotella melaninogenica genome:
GTCTATTCTATTATCATCCTCCAACACCGCACCTTTTTTTCATTTTAATACTTCAAAAATGTAGATAAGATTCTGAAAAATCATTACATAATTTAGAATAAAATATGGTTCATCCGACATTTCGAGTGATACGGCAGTTATGCAGTGCATAGAGTCTTAGTGTAAAGTACCTCTCATCCCTGAATCCATACGCATTTCGTTTCATTACTTTAATCTTGTTATTGATGCCTTCGACTTTTCCTGTTGATAGATGGCAATCGTACCAGGCAAGGATTCCTTTCTTATAGGTTTTCACAATAACAGCCATTTTCTGTAGTTGGGCTATCTTACTTTGTTCAGCCTGCCTTATCCAGTCATCAAGCACTTTTTCTGCCATGTCTTTCGTGGGTTGCGACCATATCTGACGCAGTTGTTCCTTCAAATAGTATGCTTTTGACAATGGCTCATTCATAGCTAAAGCATTCTCAAGCCTTGTCTTGTGCTGTTTATCAAAGATGTCCTCACCATTGCCGAGTAGCAGATACCTTGTTCCTTTGAGTACTTTACGCTTATTTATATCTATAAACCTTACGTCTGATATCGTCAAGTTTCTCGTTCATTAACTTCACTACATGGAAATGATCAAACAGATGTACTGCATCGGGACAGTTCTCCATAACAGAGGCTATGAAAGCCGCAGACAGGTCTGTTGCCACATGTTTTATCTTTATATTCTTACGTTTGACTTTCCGCCAGAATTTCTTCAGAGCTTTCGTACCCTTTCCTTCGCCAACATAGATTACCCTGCCACTGTCCAAATCCACGACTATTGTCTTATAGACATGTCCTTTTTTAACAGCAAACTCATCTATACCAATATTCTCTACACCATCTAAAGATGGAGGGCTATAATGACGCTCAAGGTAAGAGGAGTGTATTTCCTTTACCGTATCCCATGATACACCCAGATGATTCGATACATCCTGAAGCGTCATACCACGAAGTAAATCTACTACATACTTGGCAAAGCGATGAGTAT
Encoded here:
- a CDS encoding transposase → MTISDVRFIDINKRKVLKGTRYLLLGNGEDIFDKQHKTRLENALAMNEPLSKAYYLKEQLRQIWSQPTKDMAEKVLDDWIRQAEQSKIAQLQKMAVIVKTYKKGILAWYDCHLSTGKVEGINNKIKVMKRNAYGFRDERYFTLRLYALHNCRITRNVG
- a CDS encoding ISL3 family transposase encodes the protein MKNGYRLRDFIGLPIGGKRVTIRMKVQRYKCKECDFDQQENIPFATGSRSYTHRFAKYVVDLLRGMTLQDVSNHLGVSWDTVKEIHSSYLERHYSPPSLDGVENIGIDEFAVKKGHVYKTIVVDLDSGRVIYVGEGKGTKALKKFWRKVKRKNIKIKHVATDLSAAFIASVMENCPDAVHLFDHFHVVKLMNEKLDDIRRKVYRYK